attttaaattttaatcaatTAGTAATTATTATTGTGACATGTAAATCTATCTTACTATAAGATTAATAAACTAAGATACCACAAGACTATAAAATCTTACAAAGTAACCAAATCACCAGTGAAACAAATTAAACTTGAGTAACTTTAAAGTTATACATTCATGCATGTTCCATTGTGTCCTATCAAATTTGATCTTGTTGTTTAAGATTTCTCTTAGAATGCATAGATATTGCTTCAAGATGACAATGAGTTGAATGGACTATGTGGTATTGTGAAATGCAATGGAGTGAAACTACGATGCAACTATAATTAGAATGATGAAGATAATGCAATGAGAGGATGAAACTACCATGATAATATGAAAATCTGCTAAATGTTATTATCTAAAGCCAAAGGCACACTTTTTGTATGTAAAAAAATGTGAATGTAAACTATTGAAAAGATAAACAAGACAATTaacaaaaatatatttcaaccacactcaataataagatgctaagaaggaagaaaaactaaataaacaaaaattaaagtGCAAAATCTATATTCCTCCTTCGATTTGATTGTCCCTCGATCTGATGTGTTCTTGCTATATGGTagatgtatacagtgaaaatgtgaTGATGAAAACCTACTATAAAATCATAAAggttcaaccacaaacaatctaagtcctacaatgaaacatccaccatacaccaatagagatacctaagatcatgcaaataattaaaataaaataatattaccattcacgtgtcaagtagggtttcaatctccattgtctcctatctccattgatcttatatgatatatttgctcttagattttatgtgtgcacaagagctcaataaagaacggattgtggttgatagcttgatcacaaaaactaggcttgattgcataagattgattaggtgattaggtgattagggttgataatgaaggaagtgtcatcgtatatagaagacactttaggaaatggagggataagattaaaaggtgaagaggataaatagtcggctaagattaaagggtaggtagaagaaataataaaatgatgaagggGGTAGGTGAGAGAGAATTAAGAGATAAGTGACTTGTATCATagaagaaaaagctaatgaattaattaaataaataaaaatttatttaattaatagaagaagtgggatcaatgaaataaataaaatatttatttaattttaggaaaaggacaatttaaataaataaaagtatttatttatattagaaaaagggctagaagaggctaaaatgaatgaattaaataaatatttttatttatttgattaaaaaggacaattttaggtgtctatagtagatactcgattgtgctccatgatagtgaatgcaaagatgaaaattaagCAAGACGTGATACAAAATGCTATGCTAAATAGATGTGATTATGCAAAAAAGATGAGTGAGCATTTCtgcattatgagggtatgaaaatgaaagtgggtaGCTAAAATGGCATATAAACGTTAtgagaatgtgaaagtggatggATTGTGGAGGAAACTGAGGGGATTAAATAGGTGAAGTTGGGAGAAGAAGAGTCATGAAAAAGAGACACTTGTCCTTGAGAAAGGAAAATGTCATGGATGGAAATGAAATGTGTCTTTAAGAAGATAATGTGTTATttaaaggaatgacatgtgtccttgaggacacatgcctatttggaaATGAGACACCTAAattggaaggttctattccaaaagagattacaAAATAGAGATATTCCCATGGTTTAGGATATTTggaatattttcccaaattttaggaaatatgGTTCCCCCAAAAAATGAggatattttcatattttcatgaCTTGGGATATTTAGGAATACACACATAGGGGGAGGGGGGGGAAGCAGTTGGAAGAAATAATAAAAGGATGAGTAAAACCTAAGGTTAGTTaatgggttaagttagaggaagagTTAGATGAGGTTTAAAGTTAGGAGACGTgtgaggaaatagaattaatttaattaattaattccatgataTTTCCATAACTTAAGATATTTAGGAATACACACATATGGGGTGGGAAAGTAGttggaagaaataaaaatatgaCTAAATCCCAAGGTTAGTTAATGGGTTAAGTTAAAGGAGGAGTTAGATGAGGGTttaagttaggagacatgtgaggaaacaaattaaataaattaattaatttcataagGGATATTAAGAGAAAtgacaaaaatgaattaaatagtcaaactatgcatttgatttatttaatagaagaagggatcgaatttaattaattaattgatttatgattgtcaattaattaattaaaggaggactatagcataattaacaaaattaattagctaggagggaacactaattaattaaataatgtgtaattatataatttaatagcATTTATGATAGCtaacttcaattaattaaattaatcaaatttaggtgtctacactttttaAATGGTTTTTTTGCTAGAAAACTAGAATGCTCGAATGCTCTAATAGTAACTGGCTTCATGAAGGCTTCCTTTTATAGATTTTCAATGGCTAAAATCCAAGGTGgcaaagatcaatggttgagagtgaATTTTGAGTTCATGAACAGTTGAGATGAATTTGGTTGAGATGTGAAAGAGAAAgggggaagatgttcctcctatgaTGACAAGATGGAGGACAAGGTAGAAAAAGAAACCACGGGGCAACATGCTCACCTTGACCAAGGATGAAGACTACAGAGGTGTAGGattgttggagagaatataggtttTCCAAGACATGAAGGAGTCAACAATCTAGggaggttggagaatatttaggcttCCCAAGACAAGTGCACATTGAGTCACTTTGACCAAGTTGATGTGGACAAAACCACCCTCTAAGATGTATagagatgtgagagagaatataggaaataggACACATAAGTCTCCCCATCCTATTGACTAGGGATGATGTTGAAAATAATTGTggaattaaatattaaaatgattaatttgTTTAGCCACATGGTGATAAGGTGACATGATGTGAGAAGTGAGATGGGGGATGATGTGGATTTTAGAAATGAAGACTTCGGTTAggcaattaattatttaattttaggattatttaattaagatagactttaatagaagaattatgatgaattttaattaaataattaatacttaattaataAATTGGTTTAGAGAAATAAGATATATGaattagataaataaattattcaatttatttgttaatagaagaattaagccattaaataaataattaatatttatttaattatcacttTGAGCTTCACTACAATTATTCAATCATAATGTTTGAAACAAAAAAAGATTTTGAATAGGCATGAAGAGCCTAAACTATTATATATAGGTTCACTTCCATGACACAATTTCCTTTTGATCAGGGAGATTTTTTTTTGAGTTGCAACAAACAACAAATTTTGAATTTGGCAATTATGAGAACAATTTTAACTTTTGTTACATTTATGTGTAGGTTAGTAGAGATGGGTGAAAGTATCATTGGTATTGTTAAAGatgaaaattaatatttttaacatGCTATTAATCATATTAACATATTTAAAGTTAAGACAAGGTTAAATATAAAGAGTAgctaatagaaaacacaaataacaATAACATTTGAAAGATCCATCTGAAATACCATCTATCCAACATTTTGGATACACATTTAactgtatttattaattaaataaaattttaaatataatataaattgatACAAAATTCAGATTATAATATAATCTTAAattttaatcaattaataattattatcaaaTGAGAGTTCGTCCCAATCTAAACAGTTGGTAAGATGCTTTGGATTCTTCCCATATATGTCCAAAGTTCAACTCTTGCTGATTAGATTCATTTGTTTGTTGTAAGCTCCAAGTCATTGGACTGTCCCTACTGATttccatcaaaaatataataataattacaaTCAAATATGTATCCAAAAAGATGACAGACATTACCTTACTTATGacctaaacaaatcaaaacttaataTGAGATAAAAGACCCTGTCTACATTCCACATTAATTTGGATTGACATTAAGGTGGAATGAACCGAGACCTCCCAACAACCAACTTACCTAAACTGACAATAACTTTCAAGCTGACCTTTGCATGGATACACATAAGAAAGTATCAGAAATTTTAAATCCTATATAACAATGAATCCGCATAGTTATAATATATATACAGCCTGTAAATGACAGATAGAATCTCCATTAAAGTTGGAAGTAATGGCAAACCAGTATGGATTCAATACAAGCAGTAATATATATACCGGGCTTCAAAATGCTTGTTATAACGACTTGGGTCATCAAATGAGTGTAATGGGCGATGAGATTTTTGAGCTTCCTTCCTTTTCTCCTTACACAAGTACTGAAACCCATTGCTACTCCACTTCCTCTGAACAATGCAATATGCAGGATTTTTGTCAATTAGATGACCAGCTTTCTAGCAATTCCTCCTTTCTAATTGTGCCCGCACCTACTACCCATAATTCTTCCTCACACAGTGCCTTTAGAGAATACATAAAAGCTGATCCAAAGGCTACCTCTGATTTTTTCACTCCTGGTCAAATTTTGCACAAGAGATGTTTTAGGTATTTGAGCCAAATCGAGGAGAACAAAAAAAATCCCTTGCCAATGTCAAGTTTAAGGGATTCTCGTGCTCGTGCTCCCAATGATAATCAATGTGAGAAATCAAATACTGATTCTCACGGTAGCTCACACTTTCTGCGTATGATGGCAGAGAGGAACAGAAGACTCAGACTGAAACAACTTTTCACAAATCTTTACTCTCTTGTACCAGCTGGAAGGTCTAAGGTATTGCCAATTTTTCATTTCGTTGTCTATTTCTGAGAAtacctttttgtttttctttgctTCTCACATCTAGAAATCCTGCAGAGTTTGAATTTAAGTAACTTTGTTTTCATGTCAATCTCTGAAATGGTTTCAATCAGTAGCCATTGCATTACTATCATTTTTCTTCAGAGTTTAAGTTGCAGGCATGTGGTACTAGTTAATGTACATATACTGAGTTTATTTTGGGAACCGATGAACAAACATCCACAGTTAAGTGCAAGGTTTTGGAACTCATATTTCATGAGTAGAAGTGTGTACAAAtttatctctcatgagaatgaatgattcATTTAACAACTATTGCATATAAGTGATGTTCATATGAATCAAGCGTCAGAACTTTCAGGAAGGTCAGAAATCTCAATACTATTTCAACTCAAAAATGTTTAACCATGGATTTTCCTCCAAGGCCAAGCCCACTTAGCTTGCCATCACATTCGCtacatttttttcctttttgaATACTTGTAATGTACTGATATGTGCATTAAGACTTTTGGTAGTCATTTCATTTAGGTAATGTTCACATGGTTGAAGCATCAGGAATTTTTGAGAGGTTATCCATCTCAATACTACGTCTCAAATACGCATAACCATAAAGTTTgaccaaaatcaaacccccttaTCTTGCCATCCATTTACAaaggtttttttttattataaaatctaCCAATGCTTTATTCTTGTAATGTACAGATCTTTGTCTTCTTCTAAAAATTGGACTCTTTAATCTTGTATTTACAGCCTAACAGGTATTCAATACTGGCAAATACTGAAAAATATTTGAGGGACTTAAAACTCCGTGTTGCTCAGCTAGAAAACCAGATCAAGACTTTGGAAGGAAGTAGTGGGTTCGATTCCCACCAGCAGCCATTTAATTCAAAGAACACAGTCCTTCACAATAGCGATGGAATTATTTTGGAGGAATGTAAGGATATCCCCGGCCAAGTGAAGATGAGAATAAGTGTAGAGAAAGATGTGGTTTCATGCCCAGTAGCTCTGATAAGGAGGGTACTGGATCATTTGAGAGCAGAACAATTGGAGCTCGTTTCAATTCACTCCCATACAGAGGCATCTCTGTTTCTTACTAAAATTGTCGTCCAATCAGAGGTCTATATTTTAATCCATCTCATCAGCTTTGTCTTTAAATTATTCAATTGCACTTGTCTAAGAACTCTGATGACATGCTAATTTAAAATGTTTGTTGGAAATTATGAGAAGGGCCACCAATGGGATACTCGCAAGTGGCAATATTTTGGTCATGTGATGAGACTCTGTGTTATCAAAATTTGTGATGGAGAGGTTTAATGGCAAGTTGACAGAAATTCTACCATGGCTATTTAACCAACTGGTAGAAATTCAGTCAGCATATTATCCACTTCCCATGCAAGACAAGGtgttgaaataaaaaatattaaggcTAGAGGTTTCAGTTTGAACTTTCGTTCTTTCATATCATGTAGATATATGATTTTGTAGATGATATAAAATCTCTcatcaaaatatatatttcaaacaGGCTACCTTACTTTGTAAATGATATAAAATATTccatcaaaatatatatatttcaaacaGACTTTTTTATTGATTCAACATATATGTTTCATTAGTAGCTATCAACAGTCTTATAATGAGAATTGAataaaagaaataatataatagttctAATGTCAGATTACaataaaacaaagataaaaatTGTACCATTTACAAAACTGTAAATATGTATCTTTTCATTAGTTTTATTTATGGTTCTgcataaatattttattatgaaacaACAACTCCTTCAATCTCTTTCTTGATGATCAATAGCTCG
This genomic stretch from Cryptomeria japonica chromosome 8, Sugi_1.0, whole genome shotgun sequence harbors:
- the LOC131038470 gene encoding uncharacterized protein LOC131038470: MANQYGFNTSSNIYTGLQNACYNDLGHQMSVMGDEIFELPSFSPYTSTETHCYSTSSEQCNMQDFCQLDDQLSSNSSFLIVPAPTTHNSSSHSAFREYIKADPKATSDFFTPGQILHKRCFRYLSQIEENKKNPLPMSSLRDSRARAPNDNQCEKSNTDSHGSSHFLRMMAERNRRLRLKQLFTNLYSLVPAGRSKPNRYSILANTEKYLRDLKLRVAQLENQIKTLEGSSGFDSHQQPFNSKNTVLHNSDGIILEECKDIPGQVKMRISVEKDVVSCPVALIRRVLDHLRAEQLELVSIHSHTEASLFLTKIVVQSEVYILIHLISFVFKLFNCTCLRTLMTC